The sequence below is a genomic window from Sorangiineae bacterium MSr12523.
GCGCCCGCCCATGCCGACGTCCCTGACACCAACCGTGAAACCGGTGAGGCGGACGAGGCCGCATGGCCGACGAGTTTTTCCCTTCCCGACGGCTTCCAGCCCGAGGGCATCGCCATCGGCGGAACGAAAGCCTATTTCGGCTCCCGCGTGAACGGAGCCATCTATCGCGTGGACTTGCGCACGGGCCAAGGCGCCGTCTTCAGCGCAGGCCCCGGAACGCCGTCTCTCGGGTTGAAGGTCGATGACCGCCATCGCTTGTTCGTGGCCGGCGGTGCCGGAGGCAATGCCCGCGTCGTGGATGCAACCACCGGCGAAATCCTCGCCAGCTACACCTTCGCCAGCGGCGATACCTTCGTGAACGACGTCGTGCTCACGCGCGATGCCGCCTGGTTCACCGATTCCCGAATACCGGTACTTTACAAGCTTCCCCTCGCGGGCTGGCGCCGCACCCTGCCCGATCCCAGCGAGGTCGTGCGCGTGCCCCTCACCGGCGACATCGTTTATGGCACGGGCATCAATGCCAATGGCATCGTGACCTCACCGGATCAGCGTTCGCTCGTCCTCGTTCAATCCAACACGGGGAAGCTGTTTCGCGTCGATCCCGACACCGGCGCGACGAAGCTCGTCGATCTCGGCGAGGAATCGCTGCCCAATGGCGATGGATTGCTCCGGCAGGGACGCAACCTGTACGTGGTGCAAAATCGCTTGAATCAAGTCGCGAAAGTCCGGCTCGACTTCGCGGGCGAGTCCGGCAAAGTCCTCACCCGGGTGACCGATCCCGCGTTCGACGTGCCGGCAACAGTGGCCGCCTTTGGCCATCGTCTGTATTTGCCCAACGCGCGCTTCACCACGCCGCCGACACCAACCACGACCTACTCCGCGGTGGCCATCGAGGCGCCGTAGTCTTTTTCTACGAGGGCTGCTGGGCCTTCGAAACGCGGGCGCGGTGGGCGATTTCCTCGCCAACCGTGGAAAAGTCCTCCGCCGCCCGGTCCTTTTCACCGCGCAGGTAGGCGCGCAGCCCCTCGGCCGCGACAATGGCCAAGCTCGCGTTGATTCCGCGCGCATTGAGGTCGGCCACCACGTCGCCGTTCTTGAGGAGCTGGTCGAGCTCGTCGAAGAGATCTTCCAGTTCTTTCTGCTCCCGCGTTCCCATAGCTTGGCCATACGCCCCCCGTGCAGCCGCTGCAAGCCGATCCGCCCTAGCTGTCGTATGCTGCGGCGGGTATGGACCTACGGATCCGCTCCCTCGATCATCTGGACGCGCGCGCCATCGCGCTGCCGCATGGCACGGAGGTGGTGACGCGGGTCGATCGCATGGTGCCATCCACCGAGCGGCGCATTCCGCAGGGCACCATCGGGCGGGTGTCGCGCACGAGCGGCGACGACGTCGACGTGACCATCGTGGGCATCGGCGTGGTGCGCTACGCGCGCTCGGAGCTTTCCCCGCGACGCGTGGGTCAGGCGCTGTTTGCCCAGCGGCGCGCCGATGCCTGGGAGGCCTTGCAGCCCTGCATCGTGCTCGATGCGACGGTGGGCTCGCGCGCATGGGGGCTCGCCGACGAGGCATCGGACGAAGACCACCGCGGAGTCTTTGCGCTGCCCTTCTCATGGGGGCTCGGGTTGGTCGCCCCGCCGGAAGATTTGGTCAGCGCCGATGGAAGTGCGACCTATTGGGCGGCGGGCAAAGCGATTCGGCAGGCGCTCCGCGCCGATCCCAACACGCTGGAAATGCTGTTCTTGCCCAATGCGCGCGCAGTCGATCCGATGGGCGAATGGCTGCTCGAGGCGCGGGATGCCTTCGTGTCCGTGGAGATTTACGGCACCTTCGGGCGCTACGCGCTCGGTCAACTGCGCAGGCTCGAGCAAGGCTTGCGCTTGGCCGAGCATCGCGCAGTCGTTCTCGATTGGCTGCGCGCCGAGCCGGAGCTGACCTTGGACATGGTGGCGGCGAAGCTCGCGGCGGTGTCGATGCGCGCCGCGCCCACGGAGGCCGACCGGATTCACCAGGCCAAGGAGTACGTCAAACAGCTCTATCGCTCGCTGTTCGACCAAGGGCTGCTGCCGTCGAACGAGTTTTCGAGCCTGGTCCGATTCGCACGCGAGGGCGCGGCCGACCTGGACTTGCCACGCGAACTCCGCCCGAAAAATGCCTACAATTTGTT
It includes:
- a CDS encoding SMP-30/gluconolactonase/LRE family protein; this translates as MRRRFLAIAALALLSVASTGSFAPAHADVPDTNRETGEADEAAWPTSFSLPDGFQPEGIAIGGTKAYFGSRVNGAIYRVDLRTGQGAVFSAGPGTPSLGLKVDDRHRLFVAGGAGGNARVVDATTGEILASYTFASGDTFVNDVVLTRDAAWFTDSRIPVLYKLPLAGWRRTLPDPSEVVRVPLTGDIVYGTGINANGIVTSPDQRSLVLVQSNTGKLFRVDPDTGATKLVDLGEESLPNGDGLLRQGRNLYVVQNRLNQVAKVRLDFAGESGKVLTRVTDPAFDVPATVAAFGHRLYLPNARFTTPPTPTTTYSAVAIEAP
- a CDS encoding nucleotidyltransferase domain-containing protein, with protein sequence MDLRIRSLDHLDARAIALPHGTEVVTRVDRMVPSTERRIPQGTIGRVSRTSGDDVDVTIVGIGVVRYARSELSPRRVGQALFAQRRADAWEALQPCIVLDATVGSRAWGLADEASDEDHRGVFALPFSWGLGLVAPPEDLVSADGSATYWAAGKAIRQALRADPNTLEMLFLPNARAVDPMGEWLLEARDAFVSVEIYGTFGRYALGQLRRLEQGLRLAEHRAVVLDWLRAEPELTLDMVAAKLAAVSMRAAPTEADRIHQAKEYVKQLYRSLFDQGLLPSNEFSSLVRFAREGAADLDLPRELRPKNAYNLLRLLATATRWLREGEPVFEMEGAFRERLLAIKRGLVPLAEVLAEADAMTPDLELAKRESKLPKRPDIARADSLLRRIGEELARRWMNQEEGPFGRHAPPAPEVVWNE